In one window of Paraflavitalea soli DNA:
- the queA gene encoding tRNA preQ1(34) S-adenosylmethionine ribosyltransferase-isomerase QueA has product MKLSQFRFDLPLNLIAQHPTKKREDARMMVVHRKTGQIENKHFRDIMDYFDDKDVFVVNNTKVFPARMYGRKEKTGAKIEVFLLRELNKPNRLWDVIVDPARKIRVGNKLYFGENDELVAEVIDNTTSRGRTIRFLWDGTDDEFRQMLEFLGETPLPKYIKRKPEAEDKERFQTVYAKHEGAVAAPTAGLHFSIELIKRLEIKGIRFAEVTLHTGLGTFRPIEVEDLSKHKMDAEYYRIEDTACKIVNKAIEGNHRICSVGTTTMRALESSYTAEKLLKPSEGWTNIFIHPPYQFNIADALVTNLHLPKTSLLIMTCAFAGYDLAMEAYKKAIKDKYRFFSYGDAMIVI; this is encoded by the coding sequence ATGAAACTGTCACAGTTCAGGTTTGATTTACCGCTTAATCTTATTGCCCAACACCCTACGAAGAAACGTGAAGATGCCCGCATGATGGTGGTGCATCGCAAAACCGGCCAGATTGAAAACAAGCATTTCCGCGACATCATGGATTATTTTGATGACAAGGATGTATTTGTAGTCAATAACACCAAAGTATTTCCTGCCCGTATGTATGGCCGCAAAGAGAAAACAGGTGCTAAAATTGAAGTATTCCTTTTAAGAGAATTGAATAAGCCCAACCGTCTTTGGGACGTGATCGTTGATCCCGCCCGTAAGATCCGTGTAGGTAATAAACTCTACTTCGGCGAGAACGATGAGCTGGTAGCGGAAGTGATCGACAATACTACTTCCCGTGGCCGCACCATCCGTTTTCTGTGGGATGGCACCGACGATGAATTCCGCCAGATGCTGGAATTCCTGGGTGAAACGCCCCTGCCAAAATACATAAAACGTAAACCGGAAGCGGAAGACAAAGAACGTTTCCAAACGGTTTATGCCAAGCATGAAGGTGCCGTAGCGGCTCCTACTGCCGGCCTGCACTTCAGCATTGAACTGATCAAAAGGTTGGAAATTAAGGGTATCCGCTTTGCAGAAGTAACCCTGCATACGGGTCTCGGTACTTTCCGCCCCATTGAAGTGGAAGACCTCAGCAAACATAAAATGGACGCTGAGTACTACCGTATAGAAGATACTGCCTGTAAGATCGTGAATAAGGCTATTGAAGGCAATCACCGCATTTGCTCAGTGGGTACTACCACCATGCGTGCGCTGGAATCTTCTTACACTGCGGAAAAGCTGTTGAAGCCTTCTGAAGGTTGGACGAATATCTTCATCCACCCTCCTTACCAGTTCAACATTGCCGATGCACTGGTGACCAACCTGCACCTGCCAAAGACGAGCCTGTTGATCATGACCTGTGCTTTTGCCGGTTATGACCTGGCGATGGAAGCCTACAAGAAGGCCATCAAGGACAAATACCGCTTCTTCAGCTATGGCGATGCGATGATCGTGATCTAA
- a CDS encoding glycosyltransferase, whose protein sequence is MSHSNKIRILETIRQGQIGGGESHLLSLVENLDKDRYEPVVLSFTDGPMVDRLKEMGIQTEVIYTEKPFDISKWKRVKAFIEANNIQLVHAHGTRANSNVFWATKKLKLPLVYTIHGWSFHDDQNPLIKKVRVMGEQLLTNKSDINISVSASNQQSGKKTFKGFESVVVNNGINQHKFDPARSFKDVRSELNIPKDVTLVLFVARFIHQKQPLKLINAFANAVKQLPSLRLLMVGDGDQKAEALEMVKQLGIADQVIFAPFRQDVPDVLAAADVFVLPSLWEGLPIGLLEAMAMGKAIIGTQVDGTSEVIQHNANGLLLPVETLDNTLPQTIIQLTDPALRERLGKAARATISSTYSAAMMTRQIEGLYEGLLKKYRR, encoded by the coding sequence ATGAGCCATTCCAACAAAATACGCATACTGGAAACCATCCGTCAGGGACAGATCGGTGGAGGAGAAAGTCACTTATTGAGCCTGGTAGAGAACCTGGACAAAGACCGCTACGAACCGGTAGTACTTTCCTTTACCGATGGTCCCATGGTAGACAGGCTGAAGGAAATGGGCATACAAACGGAAGTGATCTATACGGAGAAACCATTCGATATCAGCAAATGGAAGCGTGTAAAAGCCTTTATAGAGGCCAATAATATCCAGTTGGTACATGCACATGGTACCCGGGCTAATTCGAATGTATTCTGGGCTACCAAGAAACTGAAACTGCCCCTGGTGTATACGATCCATGGCTGGTCGTTCCATGATGATCAGAATCCATTGATCAAGAAGGTACGGGTAATGGGTGAACAATTGCTCACGAATAAATCGGACATCAATATCTCGGTTTCCGCCTCCAACCAGCAAAGTGGAAAGAAAACCTTCAAAGGGTTTGAATCGGTGGTGGTGAACAACGGGATTAACCAGCATAAATTCGATCCGGCCCGTTCTTTCAAGGACGTGCGGAGTGAATTGAATATACCCAAGGATGTAACACTGGTGCTCTTTGTGGCCCGCTTCATTCACCAGAAGCAGCCGCTGAAACTGATCAATGCTTTTGCCAATGCGGTGAAGCAATTGCCTTCCCTGCGTTTGTTGATGGTGGGTGATGGTGATCAGAAAGCGGAAGCGCTGGAGATGGTTAAGCAACTGGGCATTGCAGACCAGGTGATCTTTGCCCCCTTCCGCCAGGATGTACCGGATGTACTGGCGGCGGCTGATGTATTTGTGCTGCCTTCCTTATGGGAAGGATTGCCTATCGGCTTGCTGGAAGCCATGGCCATGGGCAAGGCTATTATCGGCACGCAGGTGGATGGCACCTCAGAAGTAATACAACACAATGCGAATGGTCTATTACTCCCCGTAGAGACCTTAGACAATACGCTGCCACAAACCATTATACAATTAACCGATCCCGCGTTGCGCGAGCGGCTCGGTAAAGCTGCCAGGGCCACTATCAGTTCTACCTATAGCGCGGCTATGATGACGCGGCAGATCGAGGGGTTGTATGAAGGGTTGCTGAAGAAATACAGGCGCTAG
- a CDS encoding alpha/beta hydrolase, whose protein sequence is MKRSLALLSFICFAQATMAQITIPLYPDSIPNSKPTTDKESSVVGADGKLRISYVTRPTLTIYQAPKEKATGTAVIVCPGGGYSILAASHEGSDVARKFNEMGVTAIVLKYRLPNDTTMINKEIGPLQDAQQALLVVRARAEEWGIKKDQVGIMGFSAGGHLVSTTGTHFQYNYVTGQPEKKVSKKSPLRPNFLILIYPVISFSDSLGHKGSRTKLLGDNPSAGKIREYSNELQVTKLTPPSFLVHAKDDKTVLYQNSQEFYDALQKNKVPAEIYFYEKGGHGFGMINKTSEVKWMDLLQEWMKSNKWVR, encoded by the coding sequence ATGAAACGTTCGCTGGCCCTTTTATCCTTTATTTGTTTTGCGCAAGCTACTATGGCACAGATCACGATACCCTTATATCCCGACAGTATCCCCAATTCAAAGCCAACGACCGATAAGGAAAGCTCGGTGGTGGGCGCTGATGGCAAGCTCCGCATCAGTTACGTAACCAGGCCCACGCTCACGATCTACCAGGCACCCAAAGAAAAAGCCACCGGTACAGCGGTGATCGTTTGCCCCGGCGGAGGTTATTCCATCCTGGCGGCCAGTCATGAAGGATCGGATGTAGCCCGGAAGTTCAATGAAATGGGTGTTACAGCCATTGTACTGAAATATCGCCTGCCGAATGATACTACCATGATCAACAAAGAGATCGGGCCGCTACAGGACGCGCAGCAGGCGCTGCTGGTGGTTCGGGCAAGAGCCGAAGAATGGGGTATCAAGAAGGACCAGGTGGGTATTATGGGCTTTTCCGCCGGTGGTCACCTTGTGTCAACAACAGGCACGCACTTTCAATACAATTATGTCACTGGCCAGCCTGAGAAAAAGGTGTCTAAGAAATCACCCTTAAGACCCAATTTCCTGATCCTGATCTATCCGGTGATCAGCTTTTCCGACAGCCTGGGACACAAGGGTTCCCGCACCAAGTTGCTAGGCGACAATCCATCGGCCGGGAAGATCAGGGAATACTCCAATGAACTGCAGGTCACCAAACTCACCCCACCCAGTTTCCTGGTACATGCCAAGGACGATAAAACGGTCCTGTACCAGAATAGCCAGGAATTTTATGATGCCCTCCAAAAGAATAAGGTGCCCGCAGAAATATACTTTTATGAAAAAGGCGGCCATGGTTTTGGCATGATCAACAAGACCAGTGAAGTGAAGTGGATGGACCTGCTGCAGGAATGGATGAAGAGCAATAAGTGGGTCAGGTAG
- a CDS encoding carboxypeptidase-like regulatory domain-containing protein, whose product MTVWLLLCTLSGLAQGNNRITGTIINATTGVPIVSASIFISNTSRGTTSNGVGHFSLTDVPPKGSFELVISSIGFTTLVYPFFADSLPLTLTVKLKPKVTELESVVIEPWEKDGWAKWGRLFTESFIGTMDAARQCTIKNYKALRFRYSRKTNTLIAVADEPLIIENRALGYRIQYQLEDFIYNMKERTLLYVGYTLFEDMAEDRNRIPRRWQVSRKHAYEGSMLHFMRSLYTNQLASDGFEVQRMVKQPNLEKERVKKEYAALWRRNIGTGSRIVMGRGDSVSVVGDSSAYYSRILRQPDFIDVINPRLLPADSIVVRNDSSRIMNFPDYLHITFKKGLEEEEYLRRFGEMRKPWHPRSDIVLLNGTPVLIEASGSYFPPQELFSLGYWAWTEKIAHMLPVDFNPVTLK is encoded by the coding sequence TTGACAGTTTGGTTGCTGTTATGTACCCTCTCTGGCCTGGCGCAGGGCAATAACCGTATTACAGGTACCATCATCAATGCCACCACCGGTGTTCCCATCGTGAGCGCCAGTATCTTTATCAGTAATACGTCAAGAGGTACCACCAGCAATGGTGTCGGTCATTTTTCCCTTACTGATGTTCCGCCCAAAGGCTCTTTTGAGCTCGTTATATCCTCCATTGGTTTTACCACCCTTGTATATCCTTTTTTTGCCGATTCATTACCATTGACACTCACCGTGAAGCTGAAACCCAAAGTAACGGAGCTGGAATCGGTGGTAATTGAGCCCTGGGAAAAAGATGGCTGGGCAAAATGGGGCCGTTTGTTTACCGAAAGCTTCATTGGTACCATGGATGCTGCCCGTCAATGCACCATCAAAAATTATAAGGCACTTCGTTTCCGTTATTCCAGGAAGACCAACACCCTCATTGCGGTGGCCGATGAACCATTGATCATCGAAAACCGGGCGCTGGGATACCGCATACAATACCAACTGGAAGACTTTATTTACAATATGAAGGAGCGTACCTTACTCTATGTGGGCTATACCTTGTTTGAGGATATGGCGGAAGACCGCAACCGCATTCCTCGCCGCTGGCAGGTAAGCCGTAAACATGCCTATGAGGGGTCCATGTTGCACTTCATGCGTTCCTTGTATACCAACCAGTTGGCCAGCGATGGATTTGAAGTGCAACGTATGGTAAAACAACCCAACCTGGAAAAGGAACGCGTAAAGAAAGAATATGCCGCTTTGTGGAGAAGAAATATAGGCACCGGTTCCAGGATCGTGATGGGCCGGGGTGACTCTGTTTCCGTGGTGGGTGATTCTTCCGCTTATTATTCCCGCATTCTCCGGCAACCCGATTTTATTGATGTGATCAATCCGCGGTTGCTGCCAGCAGATAGCATTGTTGTCCGGAATGACTCCTCCCGCATTATGAATTTCCCGGATTACCTGCACATCACTTTCAAAAAAGGCCTCGAAGAGGAGGAATACCTGAGGCGATTTGGTGAGATGCGCAAGCCCTGGCACCCCCGTTCTGATATCGTGCTGTTGAATGGAACACCGGTCCTCATTGAGGCTTCGGGTTCTTACTTCCCCCCACAAGAGCTTTTCTCTTTAGGTTATTGGGCCTGGACTGAGAAGATAGCGCACATGCTGCCTGTTGATTTCAACCCCGTAACCCTTAAATAA
- a CDS encoding aspartate kinase: protein MKFGGTSVGKPERMHQVAELITKDAESKIVVLSALSGTTNALVSIGESMAAGDRDNAKQQIEKLEAHYQAFIRELLKTDAALNKAKHIVAEHFEFLTIILKISFSEALSKDILAQGELLSTKLFSVYLEEKGIDHALLPALEFMSIDIHDEPQVAAIKAKLLPILDQHKNKKIFITQGYICRNVRGEVDNLKRGGSDYTASLVAAAVNASVCEIWTDIDGMHNNDPRVVKKTLPIEQLSFEEAAELAYFGAKILHPTCIWPAQQQRVPVKLLNTMQPEAGGTVITQEAGSVGVKAVAAKDGIIAINIKSSRMLLAYGFLRKIFEVFEKYRTPIDMITTSEVAVSVTIDSGTHLKAIVKELEPFGTIEVEDNHTIISVVGNEIAQTQNVLSKLFEALTPVPVRMVSYGGSKHNVSLLLPSSYKTQTLQLLNKGLFGLE, encoded by the coding sequence ATGAAATTCGGCGGTACCTCAGTAGGTAAGCCGGAGCGTATGCATCAGGTGGCAGAATTGATCACTAAAGATGCAGAGTCTAAGATCGTAGTGTTGAGCGCCCTCAGTGGTACAACCAATGCACTGGTGTCTATCGGAGAGTCGATGGCTGCCGGAGACCGTGACAATGCCAAGCAACAAATTGAAAAGCTGGAAGCTCATTACCAGGCATTTATCCGCGAACTGTTGAAGACAGATGCGGCCCTCAATAAGGCGAAGCATATTGTTGCTGAGCATTTCGAATTCCTGACCATCATCCTCAAAATATCATTCAGCGAAGCCCTTAGCAAGGATATCCTGGCACAGGGCGAGCTGCTTTCTACCAAGCTCTTCAGCGTATACCTGGAAGAAAAAGGCATTGACCATGCCTTGCTGCCAGCCCTGGAGTTCATGAGTATCGACATTCACGACGAACCGCAGGTAGCTGCTATTAAAGCAAAACTGCTGCCCATATTGGATCAACATAAGAACAAGAAGATATTCATTACCCAGGGATATATCTGCCGCAACGTACGTGGTGAGGTGGACAACCTCAAACGTGGTGGCAGCGATTATACCGCTTCATTGGTAGCCGCTGCTGTGAATGCTTCCGTATGTGAAATATGGACCGATATCGACGGCATGCACAACAATGATCCACGGGTGGTGAAAAAGACCTTGCCCATCGAGCAATTGAGTTTTGAAGAAGCGGCTGAGCTGGCTTACTTCGGCGCTAAAATATTACACCCTACCTGTATATGGCCGGCGCAGCAACAACGCGTGCCCGTAAAGCTCCTGAATACCATGCAGCCCGAGGCTGGTGGTACCGTCATCACCCAGGAAGCGGGTTCAGTAGGTGTGAAAGCCGTAGCTGCCAAAGATGGTATCATTGCCATCAATATCAAGAGCAGCCGTATGCTGCTGGCTTATGGTTTCCTGCGCAAGATATTTGAGGTGTTTGAAAAATACCGCACCCCCATCGACATGATCACTACTTCCGAAGTAGCTGTATCTGTTACGATCGACAGTGGTACACACCTCAAAGCCATCGTAAAAGAACTGGAGCCATTCGGTACCATTGAAGTGGAAGACAACCATACCATCATTTCTGTAGTGGGTAACGAAATTGCTCAAACGCAAAATGTATTGAGCAAACTGTTTGAAGCATTGACACCCGTACCCGTGCGCATGGTGAGTTATGGCGGCAGCAAACACAATGTGTCCTTACTGCTTCCTTCTTCCTATAAAACACAAACATTACAATTATTGAATAAGGGATTGTTTGGACTGGAGTAA
- a CDS encoding Ldh family oxidoreductase, with amino-acid sequence MSERIYPYQQLFNFTKAVFQQIGCTESDAAMATKVLLSADLRGVDSHGVARLSGYVRLWEANRANAKPNVRIIHETPSTAVVDGDAGLGLVVAPFAMQVAIDKAKQVGTGWVSVQNSNHFGIAGYHAMMALEHDMIGIAMTNASALVAPTFSVERLLGTNPICVAIPAGEEPAFVADLATTTAANGKLEILQRKSKETPTGWVQDKAGNPSTNPHELKSGGALLPLGGDREHGSHKGYALGAVVDIFSAVLSGANYGPWVPPFPAYVPMPTDMPGKGIGHFFGAMRVDAFRPAADFKFHMDKWIGRFRSATPVAGEEQVLIPGDPEREMEANRLKAGIPLLNSVSEDLILLGEKFGIRL; translated from the coding sequence ATGTCAGAAAGAATATATCCTTACCAACAGTTATTCAATTTTACCAAAGCTGTGTTTCAGCAGATCGGATGTACTGAATCTGATGCCGCTATGGCCACCAAAGTATTGTTGTCTGCCGATCTGCGTGGGGTCGATTCTCATGGTGTGGCCCGCCTTAGCGGCTATGTGCGCTTGTGGGAAGCCAACCGTGCTAATGCAAAGCCTAATGTGCGCATCATTCATGAAACCCCTTCCACGGCGGTCGTCGATGGCGATGCCGGCCTGGGCCTCGTAGTAGCGCCTTTTGCCATGCAGGTGGCCATCGATAAGGCCAAACAGGTGGGTACCGGTTGGGTGAGTGTTCAAAACAGCAACCATTTCGGTATCGCGGGCTACCATGCCATGATGGCACTGGAGCATGATATGATCGGCATAGCTATGACCAATGCCAGCGCCCTGGTAGCGCCCACCTTTTCAGTAGAAAGACTCCTGGGTACCAATCCCATCTGCGTAGCCATTCCGGCAGGCGAGGAACCAGCTTTTGTAGCCGACCTGGCCACCACCACCGCTGCCAACGGCAAATTGGAGATATTGCAGCGCAAGAGCAAGGAAACCCCTACCGGCTGGGTACAGGACAAAGCCGGCAATCCTTCTACCAATCCCCATGAACTGAAATCCGGGGGCGCCTTACTACCCCTGGGCGGCGACCGGGAGCATGGCAGCCATAAAGGATATGCCCTCGGGGCTGTGGTCGATATCTTCTCCGCCGTATTGAGTGGCGCCAATTATGGCCCCTGGGTACCGCCTTTCCCCGCTTATGTACCCATGCCTACCGATATGCCGGGCAAAGGTATTGGACACTTTTTTGGCGCTATGCGCGTGGATGCTTTCCGCCCCGCAGCTGATTTTAAATTCCATATGGACAAATGGATTGGCCGTTTCCGCAGCGCCACACCCGTAGCAGGAGAAGAACAGGTACTGATCCCGGGTGATCCGGAGCGTGAAATGGAAGCCAACCGCCTGAAAGCAGGCATCCCCTTGCTCAATTCTGTGTCGGAAGACCTTATATTGCTGGGCGAGAAATTTGGGATACGACTTTGA
- a CDS encoding S41 family peptidase, which produces MEKSVVLVLLLCFCNPFLFGQSTQTFTPREMREDIDTLISFIETAHPNPYYRYPKTQFYKEAAAIKNKLNKPLDLIDFYLLAEPLLTRLEDGHTDFSIPMAAYNKKNPFVLPYKFRLSPDKPYIRCERAYRSITPELPDGALIISINDIPAKKIVDDVIRLNAGETRTFRAEFGGTNYFEFYLEKLYHANGLYKIRFSKGAAIHTITIKGIRQDVLNKQLQRYNDSVERVKPEHNTNYSLQLLPAEKAAIISFLEFDDLDECKVFIDSAFGILKSRGIEYLIIDIRENGGGDSDIGDELMQYIARQPFRQYDSVLEKHSQLLKQRLLAHRKNRTLDSADKAFLNKPNGVFNTTLYQNTPLRDNPLRFTGHLYLLTSPYTFSSAADFAQMFRHYQLGTIIGEETGGLIISYGDIVSASLPHTGLQITISSKLYYNVGSRKNDWKGVVPDKIIPSGKAMSLALKLIRQSKTVTGSN; this is translated from the coding sequence ATGGAAAAATCAGTTGTATTGGTATTGCTGCTCTGCTTTTGTAATCCTTTTCTTTTTGGACAATCTACGCAGACATTTACTCCCCGTGAAATGCGTGAGGATATTGATACACTGATCAGCTTTATTGAAACGGCACATCCCAATCCTTATTATCGGTATCCAAAAACACAGTTCTACAAAGAGGCTGCTGCTATCAAAAACAAGTTGAACAAGCCCCTTGACCTCATTGATTTCTATTTGCTGGCCGAACCACTGCTCACCCGCTTGGAAGATGGTCATACAGATTTCAGCATTCCAATGGCTGCCTATAATAAAAAAAATCCCTTTGTACTTCCTTACAAGTTCAGGCTTTCACCAGACAAACCTTATATCCGTTGTGAAAGGGCCTATCGTTCTATTACGCCTGAACTTCCCGATGGTGCTCTCATTATCAGCATCAATGACATCCCCGCTAAAAAAATAGTGGACGATGTGATCCGGCTTAATGCAGGAGAGACCAGGACATTCAGGGCCGAATTTGGGGGTACTAATTATTTTGAGTTCTACCTGGAGAAATTATACCACGCCAATGGCTTGTACAAGATAAGGTTCAGCAAGGGGGCAGCAATACATACCATCACTATAAAAGGTATCAGGCAGGATGTATTGAATAAGCAATTGCAGCGTTACAATGATTCTGTGGAACGGGTAAAACCAGAACATAATACCAACTATTCCCTGCAATTATTGCCAGCAGAAAAAGCGGCCATTATCAGTTTCCTGGAATTTGATGACCTGGACGAATGTAAGGTATTCATTGATTCAGCTTTTGGAATATTGAAAAGCAGAGGTATTGAATACCTGATCATCGATATCCGGGAGAACGGTGGCGGAGATTCTGATATTGGCGATGAACTGATGCAATACATTGCTCGCCAACCTTTCCGGCAATATGACAGTGTATTGGAAAAGCATAGTCAGTTATTGAAGCAAAGACTGCTGGCACACCGGAAGAACAGGACGCTGGATAGTGCAGACAAGGCTTTCCTGAACAAACCCAATGGTGTATTCAATACAACTCTTTATCAGAATACACCCCTGCGCGACAATCCCCTGCGGTTTACCGGTCACCTGTATCTATTGACAAGCCCTTACACCTTTTCCTCTGCTGCAGATTTTGCCCAAATGTTCAGGCACTATCAGCTGGGTACCATTATCGGTGAGGAAACCGGTGGCCTGATCATTAGTTATGGTGATATTGTTTCGGCAAGCCTTCCACATACCGGCCTGCAAATTACTATTTCCAGTAAGCTCTATTATAATGTGGGCAGCAGGAAGAATGACTGGAAGGGAGTGGTTCCTGATAAAATAATACCTTCCGGTAAGGCAATGAGTCTGGCTCTGAAGCTGATCAGGCAATCTAAGACCGTCACTGGCAGTAATTAA
- a CDS encoding glycosyltransferase family 9 protein, with the protein MKFLIIRFSSIGDIVLTTPVVRCLKKQVLTAEVHYLTKPSFKAVVASNPYIDKIHYLQDDFDAMIASLQQEDFDYVIDLHHNLRTLKVKRALGKQSFSFNKLNIPKWLLTNFKVNRMPDVHIVDRYLATLQSFGIRNDGVGLDYFIPEEDKVKESDIPTAHHAGYIGVVIGAALNTKKYPLDKLKALCASIQHPIILLGGKEDAAQGDTIADTDKVKIYNACGKFNLNESADLVRRAKLIITNDTGLMHIASAFNKPIISIWGNTVPEFGMYPYMPGKPQLFDIMEIKDLSCRPCSKIGYNKCPKKHFKCMNLIKPEEVLAKVNARLGR; encoded by the coding sequence ATGAAATTCCTCATCATCCGTTTCTCCTCCATCGGTGACATCGTATTGACCACACCGGTTGTGCGTTGCCTGAAAAAACAGGTGCTAACGGCTGAGGTGCATTACCTTACCAAACCTTCCTTCAAGGCGGTAGTAGCTTCCAATCCTTATATCGATAAAATACATTACCTGCAGGATGATTTCGATGCTATGATCGCCTCCCTGCAGCAGGAAGATTTTGATTATGTGATCGACCTGCACCACAACCTGCGCACCCTGAAGGTAAAACGGGCCCTGGGCAAGCAATCCTTTTCCTTCAATAAGCTCAATATACCCAAGTGGCTGCTCACCAACTTTAAGGTCAACAGGATGCCCGATGTACACATCGTAGACCGTTACCTCGCTACCCTCCAATCCTTTGGTATCCGCAATGACGGGGTAGGCCTGGATTATTTTATTCCCGAAGAAGACAAAGTAAAAGAAAGCGATATTCCCACAGCCCATCATGCCGGTTATATCGGTGTGGTGATCGGCGCGGCACTCAATACCAAAAAGTATCCCCTGGATAAACTGAAAGCCCTGTGTGCTTCCATCCAACACCCCATTATCCTGTTGGGAGGCAAAGAAGACGCTGCCCAGGGCGATACCATTGCCGACACCGACAAGGTGAAGATCTACAATGCCTGCGGCAAATTCAACCTCAATGAATCCGCCGACCTGGTGCGGCGGGCCAAGCTGATCATTACCAATGATACCGGGCTCATGCACATTGCTTCCGCATTCAATAAACCCATTATTTCCATTTGGGGCAATACCGTACCCGAATTTGGAATGTATCCCTATATGCCTGGTAAGCCACAGTTATTTGATATCATGGAGATAAAGGACCTGTCTTGCCGGCCCTGTTCCAAAATAGGCTACAACAAATGCCCAAAGAAGCATTTCAAATGTATGAACCTCATTAAGCCCGAAGAGGTGCTGGCAAAAGTGAATGCACGTTTGGGAAGATAA
- a CDS encoding MFS transporter, translating into MQQKPASVFNIAVIVAALGYFVDIYDLLLFGIIRVPSLKSLGLNDAQIATDGLFIINVQMLGLLFGGIFWGILGDKKGRLKVLYASIILYSLGNIANGFVQNVNQYATIRFITGFGLAGELGAGITLVAELLPKEKRGIGTSLVAGIGLTGAVVAFFFKEMFDWRTCYFIGGGLGFALLLLRVGVLESGMFKSIQESNVAKGDIRILFNNGKRLRKYLCSILIGLPTWYVIGILVTFSKEFGEKMNLQGKVDPGKAIMFAYAAISLGDIAVGFISQWFKSRKKALYLFYTLTAFGIAWYFTLEGKSTASLYAACALLGFGTGFWAIFVTMAAEQFGTNIRATVATTVPNVVRGALTLVSLLFVSMQSSLGYVTSGLVTGIVVMVIAITAAILSEETFHKDLDYVEK; encoded by the coding sequence ATGCAACAGAAACCTGCTTCTGTTTTTAACATTGCTGTCATTGTCGCTGCCCTTGGATATTTTGTAGATATTTATGATCTGCTGCTGTTTGGTATTATCCGGGTACCCTCTCTCAAGTCGCTGGGCTTAAATGATGCCCAGATTGCCACCGATGGCCTTTTCATTATCAATGTTCAAATGCTCGGATTACTGTTTGGCGGCATCTTCTGGGGTATATTGGGCGATAAGAAAGGACGATTGAAAGTCTTGTATGCTTCTATCATTCTCTATTCATTGGGAAATATCGCCAATGGATTTGTACAGAATGTAAACCAATATGCTACCATCCGGTTTATTACCGGTTTCGGCCTCGCCGGAGAACTAGGCGCCGGTATTACCCTTGTTGCTGAATTACTGCCCAAAGAAAAAAGGGGTATCGGTACTTCACTGGTGGCGGGTATAGGCCTTACCGGTGCTGTGGTAGCTTTCTTTTTCAAAGAGATGTTCGACTGGCGCACCTGCTATTTCATTGGCGGCGGATTGGGTTTTGCCTTGTTATTATTGCGCGTAGGCGTATTGGAGTCAGGCATGTTTAAAAGCATACAGGAATCCAATGTTGCCAAAGGTGATATCCGGATCCTCTTTAATAATGGTAAACGCCTCCGGAAATATTTATGCAGTATCCTTATTGGCCTGCCTACCTGGTATGTGATTGGTATACTGGTCACCTTTTCCAAGGAGTTTGGTGAGAAAATGAACCTGCAAGGGAAAGTGGATCCCGGCAAAGCCATCATGTTTGCCTATGCCGCCATTTCCCTGGGTGATATTGCCGTGGGCTTCATCAGCCAATGGTTTAAGAGCCGCAAAAAAGCATTGTACCTGTTTTATACATTAACTGCTTTTGGTATTGCCTGGTATTTTACCCTCGAAGGTAAATCCACAGCTTCCCTGTATGCGGCCTGCGCACTACTGGGCTTTGGTACCGGCTTCTGGGCCATCTTTGTGACCATGGCCGCCGAACAGTTTGGCACCAATATCCGCGCCACCGTGGCAACCACTGTGCCCAATGTAGTGCGTGGTGCGCTGACCCTTGTATCCTTATTATTTGTAAGCATGCAGTCTTCCCTGGGTTATGTAACAAGCGGTTTGGTGACGGGTATTGTAGTCATGGTGATCGCCATCACTGCCGCCATCCTTTCTGAAGAAACGTTCCACAAAGACCTCGATTATGTAGAAAAATAA